One part of the Arachidicoccus terrestris genome encodes these proteins:
- a CDS encoding radical SAM/SPASM domain-containing protein: MTFRRFWNAAKVTMSFELSKIRKKPIQWGYPMSISFEPTTSCNLRCPECPSGLRAFTREKGMLKNNFFTDTIDDIYKEILYLIFYFQGEPYLNPDFLKMVRYAHEKGIYTATSTNAHYLTDQKAKETIESGLDRLIISIDGTTQEVYEQYRVGGKLEKVLEGARNIVKWKKKLNSKTPFVFFQFLVVKPNEHQIEDVKKLAKEIGVDQVRFKTAQVYDYQDDPNNLIPTIDKYSRYRRDKNGEMQVKSGMKNHCWKLWQSNVITWDGLVVPCCFDKDAMHRLGNLKTQSFKEIWHNDNYKQFRRELMAGRKNIDICANCSEGLSVWED, translated from the coding sequence ATGACTTTTCGGCGTTTTTGGAATGCCGCAAAGGTCACGATGAGTTTTGAATTGAGCAAAATTCGTAAAAAGCCAATTCAATGGGGCTATCCCATGTCGATTTCTTTTGAACCAACGACTTCCTGTAACTTAAGATGCCCGGAATGTCCAAGCGGATTGAGAGCGTTTACAAGAGAAAAAGGAATGCTGAAAAATAATTTTTTCACTGATACAATTGATGATATATATAAAGAAATATTATATCTTATCTTTTATTTTCAGGGAGAACCTTACCTGAATCCTGATTTTTTGAAAATGGTCCGATATGCGCATGAGAAGGGCATCTATACGGCTACATCCACTAATGCGCACTATTTGACCGACCAAAAGGCAAAAGAGACCATTGAAAGCGGGTTGGATAGATTGATTATTTCGATTGATGGGACGACCCAGGAGGTCTATGAACAGTATCGAGTCGGTGGCAAGTTGGAAAAAGTTTTGGAAGGGGCCAGGAATATCGTAAAATGGAAGAAAAAGCTCAATAGCAAGACTCCTTTCGTATTTTTCCAGTTTTTAGTGGTTAAACCCAACGAGCATCAAATTGAAGATGTAAAAAAATTGGCTAAAGAAATCGGGGTCGATCAGGTTCGTTTTAAAACGGCGCAAGTTTATGATTATCAAGATGATCCTAATAATCTGATACCTACTATTGATAAATATAGCCGGTATAGAAGGGATAAGAATGGAGAGATGCAGGTGAAGAGCGGAATGAAAAACCATTGCTGGAAGCTTTGGCAGTCTAATGTAATCACCTGGGATGGGTTAGTCGTTCCCTGTTGTTTTGATAAAGATGCCATGCATCGTTTGGGAAACCTGAAAACACAGTCGTTTAAGGAGATTTGGCATAACGATAATTATAAGCAATTTCGGAGGGAATTGATGGCCGGTAGAAAAAACATTGATATTTGTGCAAATTGTTCTGAAGGGCTGTCTGTATGGGAAGATTAA
- a CDS encoding MarR family winged helix-turn-helix transcriptional regulator — translation MEDKLKNIDFPEFRNDFHLVRLSIFLTESWLMDSVRKFFDEFDITAQQYNIMRIVEASEIPLSILQIRERMLEKMCDASRLIDRLILKELVIKKVSNIDKRLVEVYLTPKGLDLLSDIKGKVGVLEKPIRDNINEEEAATLCALLSKMRGADPDKCC, via the coding sequence ATGGAAGACAAACTTAAAAATATTGATTTCCCTGAATTTAGGAATGATTTTCATCTGGTTAGATTAAGCATTTTTCTAACAGAGAGCTGGCTCATGGATTCTGTACGCAAATTTTTTGATGAATTCGATATTACAGCACAACAGTATAATATTATGCGTATTGTTGAAGCCAGCGAAATCCCATTAAGTATTTTGCAGATCCGTGAAAGAATGCTGGAGAAAATGTGTGATGCAAGCAGGTTGATCGATCGGCTTATATTAAAAGAACTAGTTATAAAGAAGGTCTCAAATATTGATAAAAGGCTGGTAGAGGTCTATCTGACCCCTAAAGGATTGGATCTTTTGTCGGACATTAAAGGGAAGGTCGGTGTCCTTGAAAAACCTATCCGTGACAATATTAATGAAGAGGAGGCGGCTACGCTTTGCGCCCTACTCAGTAAAATGAGAGGAGCTGACCCGGATAAGTGCTGTTGA
- a CDS encoding glycoside hydrolase family 10 protein: MLKTKFQQSLRFLFIVYFIGTLCISGRSQSLPPKYEMRGVWIATVINIDWPSKSGLSTEQQKKEYIQILDKDKAMGMNAVFVQVRPAGDAFYPSQYDPWSEYLTGKQGKAPEPYYDPLKFMIEEAHKRGLEFHAWINPYRMVFDVTKSSVASNHITKRHPEWFVKYGKQLIFNPGLPETVNYLVGVVKDIVHRYDVDGIHLDDYFYPYPTSQHFNDDAAYQKYGKGLSLADWRRSNCDTAIKRVHDAILRIKPMVKFGVSPFGIYKNKYVDPEGSDTRGLTNYHDLYADILLWLKEGWIDYVAPQLYWKIGKSGQDFRILLDWWAHHTYGRDLYIGQAVYHADERDVSGWADTKELPNEIKFLRQFPNKVQGSLFFSNKSFNSNPNGFVDSLKNNYYRKPALIPPMLWIDKNPPNAPEIWAGNGGSPQIQGALNEISKREIVNKYVLYTGRTIEALGEHPEQIIVGNNKGDLFQFALNNSNIPSNSKKFYVSVTSVDRENNESAESNIIRFEKKSDGTWQGFNGH, encoded by the coding sequence ATGTTAAAAACAAAATTCCAACAGTCGTTAAGGTTTTTATTTATTGTTTATTTTATCGGAACCTTATGTATTTCAGGGCGAAGCCAATCACTTCCCCCAAAATATGAAATGCGCGGTGTTTGGATTGCCACAGTTATTAATATCGATTGGCCCAGTAAATCAGGTTTAAGTACAGAGCAGCAAAAAAAAGAATATATTCAGATTCTGGATAAGGACAAGGCAATGGGAATGAATGCCGTTTTTGTTCAGGTCAGACCGGCTGGCGATGCCTTTTACCCTTCTCAATATGATCCGTGGAGTGAATACCTTACAGGTAAACAAGGGAAAGCACCTGAGCCATATTATGATCCTCTTAAATTCATGATTGAGGAAGCCCATAAAAGAGGCTTGGAATTTCATGCCTGGATTAACCCATACCGGATGGTTTTCGATGTTACAAAATCCTCTGTAGCGTCTAATCATATTACTAAGCGACACCCGGAATGGTTTGTAAAATATGGCAAACAACTCATTTTTAATCCAGGATTGCCAGAAACTGTTAATTATTTGGTCGGTGTCGTAAAAGATATAGTGCATCGTTATGATGTTGACGGAATTCATCTGGATGATTATTTTTACCCATATCCGACTTCCCAGCATTTTAATGATGACGCTGCCTATCAGAAATATGGCAAAGGTCTGAGCCTTGCCGATTGGAGACGGTCTAACTGTGATACGGCAATCAAACGGGTTCATGATGCGATTTTACGTATCAAACCTATGGTCAAATTTGGTGTGAGTCCGTTCGGCATCTATAAGAATAAATATGTGGACCCTGAAGGCAGCGACACTAGAGGATTGACCAATTATCATGATCTGTATGCCGATATTCTACTTTGGCTAAAAGAAGGCTGGATCGATTATGTTGCTCCACAACTTTACTGGAAAATAGGGAAGTCTGGCCAGGATTTTAGAATTTTGCTGGACTGGTGGGCGCATCACACTTATGGAAGAGATTTGTATATTGGACAGGCTGTTTATCATGCAGATGAAAGAGACGTCTCGGGCTGGGCTGATACTAAGGAATTACCGAATGAAATTAAATTCCTGCGCCAATTCCCGAATAAGGTTCAGGGAAGCTTATTTTTTAGTAATAAATCTTTTAATTCTAATCCTAATGGCTTTGTAGACAGTCTTAAAAACAATTATTATCGCAAACCTGCATTAATCCCACCGATGCTCTGGATTGATAAGAATCCTCCCAACGCACCGGAAATATGGGCTGGAAATGGAGGGAGTCCGCAAATTCAGGGAGCACTGAATGAAATCTCTAAACGTGAGATCGTTAATAAATACGTATTGTACACCGGAAGAACCATCGAAGCGTTAGGTGAGCACCCGGAACAGATTATTGTGGGCAATAATAAAGGCGATCTTTTTCAGTTTGCTTTAAATAATAGTAATATTCCGTCTAACAGCAAGAAGTTTTACGTCTCTGTTACGAGTGTAGATCGTGAAAATAATGAGAGTGCAGAAAGTAATATTATCCGCTTTGAGAAGAAAAGCGATGGGACCTGGCAAGGTTTTAACGGCCATTAA
- a CDS encoding M1 family metallopeptidase — protein MKRYLLFLLGVGYGLILHAQPERWQQRIKYTIDANMDVNTNKVTGKEKVIYWNNSPDTLHRLFIHLYWNAFQPGSMMDVRSRELGKIILGKNRKGQPVHDWDPRVRDRISKLTDKQIGYQRVKSLRINGKEQELTVHETILEVTLKNPILPHSSTDLAIDFEAQVPEQIRRSGRDNEEGVRYSMSQWYPKLVEYDYQGWNANPYIAREFYGVWGSYDVNITIDKNYLIAGTGTIQNPDEVGFGYGKTAGVPPKESATTTWHFKADSVHDFVWAADNQYKLIKRQIEKGPLFYFVYKRTSATDDTNWNLLADSVAYVYPYIARTFGAYPYRNYSFIQGGDGGMEYPMATLIKGASLGTALHEFGHNWYQGILGSNESLYPWMDEGGATYFQTRIFGWLHHDSTWYDQSYKSYYYLVKSELEEPMSTHSDHYNTNYAYGAAAYGKGAVFYDQLGYIIGKKNMDAFLLSYFNTWGFKHPNPNDLIRVAEKVSGLELEWYKRYWIYSTKTIDYAIGNISSQNNHGVVEIIRKGEMPMPLDILVTYKDGRQEMYNIPLGMMYGHKPADNSYYTWIFAPEWRWTSPTYQLELSRPNTDIKSVEIDPYGQMADVDKLNNSLQ, from the coding sequence ATGAAAAGATATTTACTATTTTTATTAGGTGTAGGGTATGGACTTATTTTGCATGCACAACCAGAGCGGTGGCAGCAAAGAATTAAATATACCATCGATGCAAATATGGATGTAAACACCAACAAAGTGACCGGTAAAGAAAAAGTTATTTACTGGAATAACTCTCCTGACACCCTTCATCGTCTTTTTATACATCTGTATTGGAATGCATTCCAGCCAGGCAGTATGATGGATGTACGTAGCAGGGAATTGGGTAAAATAATATTGGGTAAAAATAGAAAGGGGCAACCTGTACATGATTGGGATCCCCGGGTAAGAGATAGGATTTCCAAATTGACTGACAAGCAAATAGGCTATCAGCGTGTAAAGTCTCTGAGAATAAATGGAAAAGAGCAAGAGCTGACTGTCCATGAAACGATTCTTGAGGTGACACTGAAAAATCCGATTCTGCCACATTCATCCACTGATCTGGCCATTGACTTTGAGGCGCAGGTTCCCGAACAGATCAGAAGAAGCGGGCGTGATAACGAGGAGGGTGTTCGCTATAGTATGAGTCAATGGTACCCCAAACTAGTTGAATATGATTACCAGGGCTGGAACGCAAATCCTTATATTGCAAGAGAGTTCTATGGTGTCTGGGGCAGTTATGACGTAAATATTACGATAGATAAAAATTATTTAATTGCTGGAACAGGTACTATTCAAAATCCAGATGAGGTTGGGTTTGGGTATGGAAAGACGGCTGGAGTTCCACCAAAGGAGTCAGCAACTACTACCTGGCACTTTAAGGCGGATAGTGTTCATGATTTTGTATGGGCGGCGGATAACCAATACAAACTGATAAAGCGGCAAATTGAAAAGGGGCCTCTGTTTTATTTTGTATATAAAAGAACATCAGCTACTGATGACACCAATTGGAATCTCCTGGCAGACTCTGTTGCATATGTCTATCCATATATTGCAAGGACTTTTGGTGCTTATCCTTATAGAAATTATTCTTTTATCCAGGGCGGTGATGGAGGTATGGAATATCCTATGGCGACCCTGATCAAGGGGGCTAGTCTGGGGACAGCTTTACATGAATTCGGGCATAACTGGTATCAGGGAATTCTGGGAAGTAATGAGAGCTTATATCCCTGGATGGATGAAGGGGGAGCTACCTATTTCCAGACCCGCATTTTTGGGTGGTTACATCATGACAGCACTTGGTATGACCAGAGCTATAAATCATACTACTATTTGGTGAAAAGTGAACTGGAGGAGCCTATGAGTACGCATTCAGATCATTATAACACCAATTATGCGTATGGAGCTGCTGCCTATGGAAAAGGGGCAGTCTTCTATGATCAATTAGGCTACATCATTGGTAAAAAGAATATGGATGCTTTTCTACTCAGTTATTTTAACACATGGGGTTTTAAACATCCCAACCCAAATGACCTGATCCGCGTAGCAGAAAAGGTGAGCGGCCTGGAATTGGAATGGTATAAAAGATATTGGATCTACTCGACTAAAACAATTGATTATGCTATTGGCAATATCTCGTCTCAGAACAATCATGGTGTTGTCGAGATCATCCGTAAAGGAGAGATGCCTATGCCACTCGATATACTGGTAACATATAAGGATGGTCGGCAGGAAATGTACAATATTCCATTGGGGATGATGTATGGGCATAAACCAGCTGACAATAGTTACTACACTTGGATATTTGCTCCGGAATGGCGTTGGACAAGCCCCACATATCAGTTAGAATTAAGTAGGCCTAACACAGACATTAAATCTGTAGAAATTGACCCCTATGGGCAAATGGCCGATGTGGATAAACTAAATAACAGTTTGCAATAA
- a CDS encoding DUF3037 domain-containing protein — MQEPLLYEYAVIRLMPRVEREEFINVGVIVYCKATSYLDCKYHLNLDRIHCLCAEALNIQEITAHLDSFVTIAQGKISNHPIAQLDPASRFRWLTAVRSTVIQSSRIHPGRSVDPSEAFEELFEKMVL, encoded by the coding sequence ATGCAAGAGCCGCTCTTATATGAATATGCTGTCATTCGACTGATGCCTCGCGTAGAACGTGAGGAGTTTATCAATGTAGGTGTGATCGTATATTGTAAAGCTACATCCTATCTGGACTGTAAGTACCATTTAAATCTTGACAGGATACATTGTCTGTGCGCGGAAGCGCTTAATATCCAGGAAATCACAGCGCATCTGGATTCATTTGTTACGATAGCCCAGGGAAAAATATCAAATCATCCTATTGCACAGTTAGACCCGGCTTCCAGATTCAGATGGCTGACCGCCGTAAGAAGTACCGTTATTCAAAGCTCCCGCATCCATCCTGGAAGGTCTGTTGACCCATCGGAAGCTTTCGAGGAGCTATTTGAAAAGATGGTGCTTTAA
- a CDS encoding HipA family kinase, with product MIEIRSVQVTRYVTPLKEGGSLPAIAEADDGFTYVVKFRGAGQGIKALVAELIGGELARLLGFKVPEIVFANLDSAFGRTEPDEEIQDLLKASVGENLALHYLSGAITYDPAVTTIDTEAASRIVWLDALITNMDRTARNANMLTWQRELWLIDHGAALYFHHNWTGHDTSKKSEFALIKDHILLPQAAELEKADLISKNLITAEKLREIIDLIPDNWLKEYDNQYSPKQVKDTYFNFIWYRVQHSEIFVNKAIDARAALI from the coding sequence ATGATAGAAATCAGAAGTGTTCAGGTAACACGCTATGTTACACCGCTCAAAGAAGGTGGATCTCTTCCCGCCATTGCAGAGGCGGATGATGGATTTACGTATGTGGTAAAATTCCGGGGAGCTGGCCAAGGCATCAAAGCGCTGGTAGCCGAATTAATCGGTGGCGAATTGGCCAGGTTGCTCGGCTTTAAAGTTCCTGAAATTGTCTTCGCGAACCTGGATAGTGCATTTGGCAGAACCGAACCCGATGAGGAAATACAGGACCTACTCAAAGCCAGTGTCGGAGAAAACTTGGCGCTGCATTACCTGAGTGGCGCCATCACCTATGATCCGGCCGTTACAACGATCGATACTGAAGCGGCTTCCAGAATTGTTTGGCTGGATGCGCTGATCACTAATATGGATCGGACAGCAAGAAATGCCAATATGCTGACCTGGCAGCGTGAACTCTGGTTAATAGATCACGGGGCGGCTTTATATTTTCATCATAACTGGACAGGACATGATACCAGCAAAAAAAGCGAATTTGCTTTGATTAAAGATCATATCCTACTACCGCAGGCAGCAGAACTGGAGAAAGCGGATCTAATCTCCAAAAACCTTATCACTGCTGAAAAACTGCGTGAGATTATCGACTTGATTCCTGATAATTGGTTAAAGGAATATGACAACCAGTATTCGCCTAAGCAAGTCAAGGATACCTATTTTAATTTTATCTGGTACCGGGTACAACATTCTGAAATTTTCGTAAATAAAGCCATTGATGCAAGAGCCGCTCTTATATGA
- a CDS encoding phospho-sugar mutase, whose product MASNTQDQALIQAKIDSWLNGNYDDKTKAEIKRLQQEDPQDLTEAFYKDLEFGTGGLRGIMGVGTNRMNKYTVGMATQGFANYLKKSFKGQEIKVAIAHDPRNNSRFFAETAAGVFAANGIKVFLFDDLRPTPELSFSIRHLGCQGGVVCTASHNPKEYNGYKAYWDDGAQLVPPHDVNVMDEVSKIKNIEDVKFSGGEKLIQLIGKEVDEAYIKMVKGLSVYPDAISQQKDLKIVYTPIHGSGIKLVPDVLKAFGFNNIHIVEAQQAPDGNFPTVVYPNPEEAEAMSLGLKMATDLDADILLGTDPDADRVGIGIKNHKGDWILMNGNQTAVLAFTYVMEARRAKKIARPEDMVVKTIVTTEMIDKIAAANEVHCYNVLTGFKWIAEMIREKTGKEHYVIGGEESFGLMIGDQVRDKDAVSAVALLSEMAAYEKNQGKTLYDKLIELYIEYGLFYEKLKSITRKGMRGQEEIAEMMQAFRENPPKSLNGSEVVQLLDYQLKQGKNLQTGANWSIDLPKSNVLQFILADGSKISARPSGTEPKIKFYFSVQTTLAKKEDFDIRLAELETKIDNIIRDLKV is encoded by the coding sequence ATGGCGTCAAATACACAGGATCAGGCCCTGATTCAGGCTAAAATAGATAGTTGGCTCAATGGCAACTATGATGACAAGACAAAAGCAGAAATTAAGAGACTGCAGCAAGAAGATCCTCAAGATCTAACAGAAGCATTTTACAAGGATCTGGAATTTGGCACCGGTGGCTTAAGAGGCATTATGGGTGTGGGCACGAACCGTATGAATAAATATACAGTGGGTATGGCCACACAGGGGTTTGCAAACTATTTAAAAAAATCCTTCAAAGGCCAGGAAATCAAAGTCGCCATTGCACACGATCCCCGCAACAACAGTCGTTTTTTTGCGGAAACCGCGGCGGGTGTATTTGCCGCTAACGGCATCAAGGTTTTCTTATTTGATGACTTGCGCCCGACACCTGAACTCTCTTTTTCTATCCGGCATTTAGGTTGTCAAGGAGGCGTTGTATGCACCGCTTCACATAATCCCAAAGAATACAACGGGTACAAAGCTTATTGGGATGATGGCGCACAGTTAGTACCTCCCCACGACGTCAACGTCATGGACGAGGTGTCTAAAATAAAAAATATTGAAGATGTGAAATTCTCTGGCGGTGAAAAACTGATTCAGCTCATCGGGAAAGAAGTGGATGAAGCATATATCAAGATGGTAAAGGGCCTAAGTGTTTATCCGGATGCCATCAGTCAGCAAAAAGATTTAAAAATAGTGTATACCCCTATTCATGGCAGCGGGATCAAGTTGGTACCCGATGTACTGAAGGCCTTTGGTTTTAACAATATCCATATCGTAGAAGCTCAGCAGGCGCCGGATGGCAATTTCCCAACAGTAGTTTACCCTAATCCTGAGGAAGCAGAAGCAATGAGTCTCGGTCTTAAAATGGCGACCGACCTGGATGCGGATATCCTATTGGGGACAGATCCGGATGCAGACAGAGTCGGCATCGGCATTAAAAATCACAAAGGCGATTGGATACTTATGAATGGCAACCAAACCGCTGTGCTGGCATTTACCTATGTAATGGAAGCCAGAAGAGCTAAAAAGATCGCCCGTCCTGAAGACATGGTTGTCAAGACTATTGTGACCACAGAGATGATTGATAAAATAGCTGCCGCCAATGAAGTTCATTGTTATAATGTCCTTACCGGATTTAAATGGATTGCTGAAATGATCCGCGAAAAGACAGGTAAAGAGCATTATGTCATCGGCGGAGAGGAGTCCTTTGGGCTGATGATTGGCGACCAGGTAAGAGACAAAGATGCAGTTTCTGCGGTAGCCCTTCTTTCTGAAATGGCTGCCTATGAAAAGAACCAGGGCAAAACGCTCTATGACAAACTGATTGAGTTATATATTGAATACGGCCTTTTCTATGAGAAACTCAAGAGCATTACCAGAAAAGGTATGCGCGGACAGGAAGAGATCGCTGAAATGATGCAGGCATTCAGGGAAAACCCACCTAAATCGCTAAACGGATCTGAAGTAGTGCAATTACTTGATTATCAACTCAAACAAGGTAAGAATCTACAAACAGGAGCCAACTGGTCCATAGATTTACCCAAAAGTAATGTACTGCAATTTATCCTGGCAGACGGATCGAAAATATCAGCGCGCCCTTCAGGCACTGAACCTAAAATCAAGTTCTATTTTAGCGTGCAGACCACTCTGGCCAAAAAAGAGGACTTTGACATACGCCTGGCAGAGCTGGAAACAAAAATTGATAATATTATCCGGGACCTCAAAGTCTAA
- a CDS encoding phosphoribosyltransferase family protein: MAKDFILNRSSAREKLHRMALQIAENLNDDHQELTLVGVEQNGTAMARQLEGFLKQYITSPIEILTVSLDKIHPTEVTLSENKDFNDKSIIIIDDVSNSGKTLLYATRPLLAYHPRRIQTLVMIERMHRQFPIKPDYVGLSLATTGEDHIRVEIENGEITGVIFDTLGK, encoded by the coding sequence ATGGCAAAAGATTTTATTTTAAACAGGAGTTCTGCCAGAGAAAAATTACACCGTATGGCGCTACAGATCGCAGAAAACCTAAATGACGATCATCAGGAACTTACGCTTGTTGGTGTGGAGCAAAACGGCACAGCAATGGCCCGGCAGCTGGAAGGCTTTTTGAAACAGTATATTACAAGTCCTATAGAGATATTAACGGTTTCTCTGGACAAAATACATCCTACAGAGGTAACGCTTTCTGAAAATAAAGACTTTAATGACAAAAGCATAATTATTATAGATGATGTCAGCAATTCAGGTAAAACCCTGCTGTATGCGACAAGACCACTGCTCGCTTACCATCCACGCCGTATACAAACTTTGGTCATGATCGAACGCATGCACCGGCAATTCCCCATTAAACCGGATTACGTTGGGCTTTCTCTGGCCACCACCGGAGAGGATCATATTCGGGTAGAGATTGAGAATGGGGAAATAACAGGCGTTATTTTCGATACGCTGGGTAAGTAG
- a CDS encoding (Fe-S)-binding protein produces MHIVSQFLFVALFSVAIWQFTKKCRQIRRNINLGREKKITDRKSERIKNVFLLALGQKKMFRNPLVAILHLLVYAGFIIINIEILEIILDGLLGYHRLFAGIGEVYIFLINAFEILALLVLVSCLIFLLRRNAVKVKRLVSKDLNGWPHDDANYILIAEITLMSLFLIMNSCDTVLTARGVGEYVNTPSTHFLISGGLHGIFNGMGDAALIGIERTAWWLHIIGILAFMNYLPYSKHLHIILAFPNAYYANLQPKGEMDNMPDIQQEVLLAMEPERAVSEPAAGEGKAPAPFGAKDIFDLNWKNLLDAYSCTECGRCSAACPATSTGKALSPRLIMMKTRDRVEEVGKNIQKNKTFENDGKSLLYDYISVEELNACTTCNACVQECPVSISPLDIILQMRRFLVMEESKAPMEWNSMFQNIENNFAPWQFSPDDRDKWMQEA; encoded by the coding sequence ATGCATATTGTATCGCAATTTTTGTTTGTAGCGCTGTTCTCTGTAGCCATATGGCAGTTTACAAAAAAATGCAGACAAATTAGAAGAAATATTAACCTCGGTCGTGAAAAAAAGATAACTGACCGCAAATCTGAGCGGATAAAGAACGTTTTTTTATTGGCGCTTGGTCAGAAAAAGATGTTCCGTAATCCATTGGTGGCCATATTGCATTTGCTGGTGTATGCGGGCTTTATCATTATTAATATTGAGATACTGGAAATTATCTTGGATGGCTTATTGGGATATCACCGGCTTTTTGCCGGTATCGGGGAGGTGTATATTTTTCTGATTAATGCTTTTGAAATACTGGCATTATTAGTGCTGGTCAGCTGCCTGATCTTTTTACTACGCAGAAATGCGGTCAAGGTAAAAAGGTTGGTTTCCAAAGATCTGAACGGCTGGCCGCATGATGATGCCAATTATATATTGATTGCAGAGATTACGCTCATGTCGCTGTTTCTTATTATGAATAGCTGCGATACAGTCCTGACTGCCAGAGGTGTAGGGGAGTATGTCAATACGCCATCGACGCATTTTCTGATTTCCGGTGGGTTACATGGCATTTTTAACGGAATGGGAGATGCCGCGTTGATCGGTATAGAAAGGACGGCCTGGTGGCTACATATTATTGGTATCCTGGCGTTTATGAACTATTTGCCTTACTCTAAACACTTGCATATTATTCTGGCTTTTCCTAATGCCTATTATGCGAACCTGCAGCCAAAAGGAGAAATGGACAATATGCCGGATATCCAGCAGGAAGTATTATTGGCGATGGAACCGGAAAGAGCTGTTAGCGAACCCGCTGCAGGCGAGGGTAAAGCGCCGGCACCCTTTGGTGCAAAGGATATCTTTGATCTTAACTGGAAAAATCTATTGGATGCCTACAGTTGTACAGAGTGTGGACGCTGTTCCGCAGCCTGCCCGGCAACCAGCACCGGTAAGGCGCTCAGTCCCCGGCTCATCATGATGAAAACACGTGACAGGGTGGAGGAAGTCGGCAAAAATATCCAGAAAAACAAAACCTTCGAGAATGATGGCAAGAGCCTCCTGTATGATTACATCTCAGTAGAAGAGCTCAACGCCTGTACAACTTGTAATGCCTGTGTTCAGGAATGTCCGGTGAGTATCTCACCCTTAGATATCATCCTTCAGATGCGCCGCTTTCTTGTTATGGAAGAAAGTAAGGCACCGATGGAATGGAACAGTATGTTCCAGAATATTGAAAACAATTTTGCGCCTTGGCAGTTTTCTCCTGATGACAGGGATAAATGGATGCAAGAGGCCTAA
- a CDS encoding MBL fold metallo-hydrolase → MEICSIETDLFKLDGGAMFGVVPKTLWEKVLPADEHNMCDLAMRLLLVHEADRLILIDTGIGNKQDEKFFGRYYLHGPNSLDDSLKKQGYTRADITDVFLTHLHFDHVGGAVIREKATGKLIPAFPNAVYWSNELHWDWATHPNAREKASFLEENLLPLKKSGQLQFLPTATSKDSKTDRLWSDELLPFTEHFSYKVVGGHTRGMMIPYIKFAGKTLVYVTDLIPTIGHLPLPYIASYDVFPLLAMDEKNDFLKAALEQEYIIFFEHDAENQCCTVKINEKGKVVPREIFTLEDLKSGKTP, encoded by the coding sequence ATGGAAATATGCAGCATAGAGACAGATTTATTTAAACTGGATGGGGGAGCGATGTTCGGAGTGGTCCCAAAGACGCTTTGGGAGAAGGTGCTGCCAGCTGATGAGCATAATATGTGTGATCTGGCCATGCGGCTTCTGCTTGTCCATGAAGCTGACAGATTAATTTTGATAGATACCGGAATAGGCAATAAACAAGATGAGAAGTTTTTTGGCAGGTATTACCTACACGGTCCGAACAGTCTGGACGATTCTCTTAAAAAACAGGGTTATACAAGAGCGGATATTACTGATGTTTTTCTGACACACTTGCATTTTGACCACGTCGGAGGGGCCGTTATTAGAGAGAAGGCCACAGGAAAACTCATACCAGCATTCCCTAATGCCGTTTACTGGTCCAATGAACTTCACTGGGACTGGGCCACTCATCCTAATGCCCGGGAAAAAGCTTCTTTTCTTGAAGAGAATCTGCTGCCGTTGAAAAAGAGCGGGCAACTGCAATTTTTACCCACAGCAACTTCAAAAGATAGCAAAACAGACCGACTTTGGTCAGATGAATTATTGCCTTTTACGGAGCATTTTTCCTATAAAGTCGTGGGAGGGCATACAAGAGGCATGATGATTCCCTATATCAAGTTTGCCGGGAAGACCTTAGTGTATGTTACAGACCTGATCCCGACCATAGGGCATTTACCTTTGCCATATATCGCCAGTTATGATGTGTTTCCGCTCCTGGCCATGGATGAAAAAAATGACTTTCTTAAGGCAGCCTTGGAGCAAGAATATATAATATTTTTTGAACATGATGCTGAAAACCAATGCTGTACCGTTAAAATTAATGAAAAAGGGAAGGTGGTTCCCCGTGAAATCTTTACTTTGGAGGATCTAAAGAGTGGCAAAACTCCTTAG